TAGTAACAAGCGTGAGCAGCCGCTCGACCCATTCGTCGAAAGAAGATTTCCAATGCTGAATCCGTTTCTCTTCAATCGTTTCGGTAAAAGACTCCGACAAGAGTTTGTGGGTTTGAACCAAGTTGATGACTCGAGACAAGTCCGATGGGCTCTTAAACGGGCGTTTCTCGTCGGGGACTTGGTCTTTGAGCAAAGAACGAAGCAGACGAGGTTTCAGCTCAACGTCATGCATGTTCGTGAAGTGCTGAAAAGCCACCATTGGAAGCAAGGCGCCAGCTCTGAGGTTTTGCAGATACTTAGAAGGGTTTGAGGATTCTTGTGATTTTCCTAAAACCCAAAACAGAGTAACCGTTACAGGGACGATAGGAGTGAGAGCTGAAAATAACAAGGGGTATTTATGTCCTTCGAATGGACGAGAGCAATTCCAATGGGTACCCAAAATAGGTTTGGTGTTCTTTTTCAATTTCACCCCTTCCAATAGGTACTCCCAAAAGGTCCTTTCCATTGCCCTAAACATGTAATCCATTTTGCCATTTCCACTGCACTAAACTAAACGGGGCAAACTTTCTCTTGGATTGCTCATTATTTTTCTAATATtcaagagattttttttttattttattgagcaATTACTTGTTTGTGTATTAAAACCTACTTTTTATAtcataatgataatgataatgattgtcctgttaattttttaaaaaagaagtaGATTAATGTGATGTGCGTCGGGCCATTCTTAGGTTAATTTGATGTGGGTTGGGCAGGAAAGAATGGTGACCCCAATCTATCATTGTATGGACCCTTTCATGAATGGAAACCATCAACGATGCTATTAGTCATGTTGTGGAACCCAATTTTTAGTAGTCCAAATCAATCAAAGTCTATGTGGCAAGATAACtaacaaatttgaaaataaacagTTTTCAAAGCATAAATGATTGTGCAAATGTGAAAATGAACAATTTTCAAAGCTACACAGTTTTCAAAGCATTTTTTCTTAtgaattttattgatttaaatcaatgaaatagctaACTCCACTTATTCAAATCAGtggaataattaaattaattgatttaaatcaatggaataaatgtAATGTACTGTTTTGAATTCAATAATCAATATCATAAATTTTAAGTTCAATAATCAATCACTAAACAACAATAATGACGAACAATTTACAGAAGAACCCAGTACAATCCAAAGAGATTAATCCATCTCAAAACCAACTAATTTCACAAAAacctttctaaaaaaaatttagcaacAACCCCAATATAACTTGTTTGAGCAAAAAGTCTCAACATTCAAACACACGCACTTGAAAAGTAGCattcaaaatcaatggaatcacatactaaatcaatgaaataactatTTCAGCCGTCCAAAGGCTAGAACATGTAGAGCTTGTCAAGGCAATTTCAACGGTTGTGGTGGTTCACAGAGGGGTGACATACAATGTCCGGATCGGGCTTCGAAACTTTCAGTTGACCACGACTTCCATGCGAGATTCCAGCAAAGTAGATAGTTGTTGGTGACAAACGAAGGATGTGGATGAGTCATGACGCTCCAATGCTTTAGTTTGGTGGGTTGGTGGTCATGAACTCATGATCGGTAGCCGGATGGTCAATCTTGGGTTTCCGTggtgagaagaaaagaaagggatacgtgagagagaaaaatggaTTGTGTTGGGAGGGGACGGTAAATATGGGGTGAATTTTTTAGAATTCAAAAATTTTCCACCTAGATACTGGCCATGTCACCTAGACCGGCTTGGACTACTAAGCGATTGGGCTCTTTATCATTTTTCCCGTGGAATATCAGAATTATGAgagaataattaaaaaataaaaaagggtacAGGATACCAAACTTCCTTTTTTAGTGTTGAACAAATAAAAACTAGTGCATTTTCTAAAATTAGAGAGGATGCTTTTCTTTGGCTAATACTGATTGGTCACTGAATGAAAGTTACCAAAcaaattgccacaaaaaaagaaaaagaaaaaaaaaagaatgaaagccATCAGAACCAGCTGAATGTGGTTTGGGCTGGGCCGGGTAAGAAAGGTGGGCCTGGTTTGGGCTGGGCAGGATAAGAAAGGTGGGGCAGTACACATTGTATGGGACCCATTAATGAGCCAAAACCAACCAACGGTGTTGATAGGCTTAAAGTCGAAAAGACATGACTACCAATCTCTGATCTCTCAAATCACGCCTACCTCTCTTTGTTCTCTTTTgctctcttcttctccatcGTCAGATCGTCTCCCTCAACAAAAACAATTCCACCAATCCCATTCGCTCgctctctctcttatttcttcTCCGCGCGCCAAATACAAAACCGGTATCTCTCGATATATACAGGTAACTCATCTTCTCTtcactttcttttctctttgatGTTCTATTCAGAAATCTAGGGTTTTAAATTCCGATCCTTACTATGCTGTTGTTTGGCTGTACGCTGATATATGTAAAAGATTATATGTGTTTTCTGTGATGCTTAATCCATTGACAACAAGATCTTCCACGGGAAAAAAAGGTGCTTAAAagaattttattgttttcatggataacctttttttaaaaaaaaaaattatttatatttttatgatttttgttaCTGATCTGGTGTTTTAACTGTATATAAGTCGAATTTGATCCCGGTCCTGAATCCTTGATATCACGTTTAAATTTCTGTTTATTTTGGGATTCAAATTGCGttctgaatttatttttgttttttggttacATAAGATTGAAATATGAGTGCCTGTGATTTTAGGTCTTTTAATAGAATTTTCCAGTTTTTTGCTATGATGGGTTTCTTCTGATATTTAAATCACGGGATATAGGGTTTGGGTGAGATGGCGGATGGGCCAACAAGTCCGGCTGGAGGGAGCCACGAAAGTGGGGGTGAGCAGAGCCCGCACTCAGGGGTGCGTGAGCAGGACAGGTACCTTCCGATTGCGAACATAAGCCGGATCATGAAGAAGGCTTTGCCAGCAAATGGAAAGATCGCCAAGGATGCAAAGGACACAGTGCAGGAATGTGTCTCAGAGTTCATCAGCTTCATAACTAGCGAGTAAGCCAGACTCGACTTATTCTATTGCTGTTTGAGATTATTTCCCCATAAATTAGcgtgtttgaattttgatttgtgTATGGTTAGGAacgtttttttttcctaattgtATTGAGTGCTTTGGTTTTGAGTTTTTCTGTAGTGGAAACGGTTTTTGCGTCACAAATTCAACGATGTCTatgcagaggagcttttctgtTCCTTGGAATGTGATTTTGTTAGACTTTCGAgtagtttttgttttggttttttttgtgAGACTGAATGAGGGTACTCTATCCTCGAAACtcttgactcttttttttttcctcttacgTTGCAGGGCTAGTGACAAGTGccagaaagagaagagaaagacaaTAAATGGGGATGATTTATTGTGGGCAATGGCAACATTGGGTTTTGAGGAGTATATTGAGCCACTTAAGGTGTACCTAGCTAGGTACAGGGAGGTAATTGATCTTGCGCTTTTGGCTATCTGTTTTGTCTTCGTTTCCGTTGGTTTCATTGTTTATGTATCTTTTACATTGCTGCTTTAGTTTTAAATGTTGGATTTTCATCTGCTTTACTGGGAAAAAAATTTACACGTTTCATGTGCCCAACTAATCAACTTTTTAGTTCTTCTTATAgtctcattttatatatattgttaatttTGCATTCAAATAAAGTCAGCAATATGTGGCTgtcatgttttcttattttcgtCCGTACTTTTGTGCGTTTGAGTAGAGTGATTTACCAAAAAGATCATGGACTCTACTTGTAATCATTTTCTGTATTATATCTTGATTGGATGcatatttcttatttttaatcTAACtgctttttgtttttgcttttggtTGGCCACCATATATTGATCTGCTGGGTTGTCATTTTGTGCAGTTGGAGGTAAATTCACTGATTTTCCTCACACTGAGTATTTACttctttaatatttattttattgacataACTAAATTATCCTTTGTTTTCTTCTAAAAGTTTATAACATTTCTCATAAAAATTGCTAACCTCGACAGGGTGACACCAAGGGATCAGCTAGGGGTGGAGATGGATCTACTAAGAGGGATTCAGCTGGTGCAATGCCTGTTCAAAATCAACAGGTGAGTGTTTTCTAGTTATAATTATGTGCCATCATTCATCCTATCCTTTTGTTTCAGTGATCTTTCGATAAAACAAAGTTGTTgactaatcattttttttatgcattGGTTGTTAATGAACGTGGCAGTATGCTCTTCAGGGGTCAATGAACTATGTAAGCTCTCTCACTCATTTGAGAACACATACATCCACACCCTATTCTAATAATGGGTTATATTGCTCCTTTTTAAGAAACATTGTGGTTTCTTTTATAATTATCTCCATATCGGAAGGACCGAGCCCTTTCAATTCTTGAATAATCAGGGGTATCTATGACCAGCTTTGTTGTCTAGCGATGTTTCCATTCTTTGGAAGCACCATAAcattgcagtttttttttttttttttacagatacCATTGCAGTTGGTGGTAATTTTTTTATAGCCCTCTTTGCTCAATTGTGTTATATTTGTGTTTATCTACCTGCTGGAGTTCATCATTTAAAAGGGATCCAAGTACATATAATGGGCAGATTTAAATAAAGAACCCGAATTTCTATGGATCTGAGATGACATGCGTCAACATCTATAGTCTATCTCCCTATCTATGAGCCAGCTGCTTTGTGCACTTGTTTTTATAGCTAGAATATGTAAGACTCAACCAATCAAATTGCTATCCTTTTTCTGCAGATTCATGCATCTTTAAAAAACATGATATAATGATTGTTGGATTCTGAAGTTGTGTCGAAGTCGTGCGGGACTCCATTGATATTATTGTGCTTGGCTTTGACAATCTCACAGTAAATTTATATTGTAGATTTTAGGATATtgctaattttttgttttgaagagTGAAATTACTCAAATTAGGAACTTTAGGTTTACTCGGttctttttctaatataatttttgaagCGTGTTGGATGTTTAGTTGCTAGCAAGAAATTAGTAGAACAATTAAATTTGGGCAATCAGTCATTGTCATTCATCTTAAGTTGCTCAAAGTGCTCTGGTTCTCATTAGCTTCAAAAGGCAATGCTTCCGGTAATCTGTGATCTTAAGCAGCAAGAACCTGCAtagcagcaaaaaaaaaatattttgatcttCTTTTCTCCCCTTTTCGTATAAATTTCTTGGAATACCTAGAATGTAACATATTAAAGGGGAGTGCATATTTTTGCCTTCTAGCGTCGTGGAATTCTGAGGAAAGGGAAACAAGCATTTTGGTGACAAAATTAGCTTCCTTTGAGTTAGGTATAAAAGACCAAGCCGAGCCCTCCCTTGTTCAAGATTATTTGTAAAGAAAATTATTGAGCCCAGAGACTATAGAACTTCTAGGATGTGC
This genomic window from Tripterygium wilfordii isolate XIE 37 chromosome 9, ASM1340144v1, whole genome shotgun sequence contains:
- the LOC120005254 gene encoding nuclear transcription factor Y subunit B-1-like isoform X1, which encodes MSQNQPTVLIGLKSKRHDYQSLISQITPTSLCSLLLSSSPSSDRLPQQKQFHQSHSLALSLISSPRAKYKTGISRYIQGLGEMADGPTSPAGGSHESGGEQSPHSGVREQDRYLPIANISRIMKKALPANGKIAKDAKDTVQECVSEFISFITSEASDKCQKEKRKTINGDDLLWAMATLGFEEYIEPLKVYLARYRELEGDTKGSARGGDGSTKRDSAGAMPVQNQQYALQGSMNYQAQGQHMIVPSMHGNE
- the LOC120005254 gene encoding nuclear transcription factor Y subunit B-1-like isoform X2, with product MSQNQPTVLIGLKSKRHDYQSLISQITPTSLCSLLLSSSPSSDRLPQQKQFHQSHSLALSLISSPRAKYKTGISRYIQGLGEMADGPTSPAGGSHESGGEQSPHSGVREQDRYLPIANISRIMKKALPANGKIAKDAKDTVQECVSEFISFITSEASDKCQKEKRKTINGDDLLWAMATLGFEEYIEPLKVYLARYRELEGDTKGSARGGDGSTKRDSAGAMPVQNQQYALQGSMNYAQGQHMIVPSMHGNE